A portion of the Chryseobacterium tructae genome contains these proteins:
- a CDS encoding SusC/RagA family TonB-linked outer membrane protein: MKNFTTVLKIAPAFLLASTVMHAQTKDSIPQEKKIDEVVLIGYGKQKKTDLTGSITSVTAKDFNGGATSAGQLIQGKTPGVQITNNSGAPGSGTKIRIRGTSSLNGENSPLIVIDGVPQDFTGVNGASDPLSLINPNDIESFDILKDASATAIYGNRASNGVILITTKKGSAGRFKVNFSTMASVSTKMKNVDVLNANEYRSFVNELAQTNPSVAINAARLGTSNTNWQNQIYQAAWGTDNNLAFSGGVKWLPYRLSIGYNDQNGIVKTNSFKRTSVGLNLNPKFFDNHLTVNVNVKGTFSDNRFVDGGVIKAATYFDPTQPIYSGNSAYGGFYEWLDSNNKITGLNVNGTSNPLGLLNGVRDVSSVWRGLGNIQLDYKLHFLPDLHVNVNAGYDYSKSNGAKTVSPIYRAGITDLGTYNQYTMEKKNKLLETYLSYLKTINSISTTVDLTAGYSYQDFHTIIPGSTTFKGRGQNSFTNDFETKNVLLSFYGRGIFTIANKYILSASIRRDGSSRFYNGTKSNVWGNFPGVSAAWKINEENFLKDTGINVLKLRAGWGKTGQQELPTLDTNKPRNYPSYAAYNLSASGAEYQFGDQFFFMMRPEIYNPNLSWEITTTKNAGIDFGFANNRITGSIDVYQKDTKDLIVDAPIAAGDLSNHNLLNVGNMQTKGIEGSVTFVPIKKEKTTWEVSFNATHYKSKITKLINGADTSYRILVGGIEGGVNNTIQAHTVGYQPNAFYVFQQVFDTNGKPIDGAYVDRNGDGKIDVNDRYYYKSTQPDAIIGFNTKFSHNNWDIGLSARAVLGNYVYNNAAANSSIQSLTTNNYLQNVYSTTAQHKFSSPQYFSDVFVENASFLRLDNINAGYNFKDVFYKGSNIRVYAMLQNVFVITKYSGIDPEVFGNIDNGYYQMPKVYSLGFNYQF; this comes from the coding sequence GTGAAGAATTTTACAACGGTATTAAAAATAGCGCCCGCTTTTTTACTGGCAAGTACAGTAATGCACGCGCAGACAAAAGATTCTATTCCTCAGGAAAAGAAAATCGACGAAGTTGTATTGATCGGATATGGTAAACAGAAGAAAACAGATTTAACAGGATCTATTACTTCAGTTACGGCTAAAGATTTTAATGGAGGAGCAACTTCTGCAGGACAACTGATCCAGGGAAAGACTCCAGGAGTGCAGATCACAAACAATAGTGGAGCTCCAGGTTCTGGAACTAAGATTAGAATCAGAGGAACTTCTTCTTTAAATGGTGAAAACTCCCCACTTATTGTAATTGATGGCGTACCACAAGATTTTACAGGAGTAAATGGAGCTTCAGATCCATTATCATTGATTAACCCGAACGATATTGAAAGTTTTGATATTCTTAAAGATGCCTCGGCTACAGCGATCTATGGTAACAGAGCTTCTAATGGGGTTATCTTAATTACCACTAAAAAAGGATCTGCCGGGAGATTCAAGGTCAATTTTTCAACAATGGCTTCTGTTTCGACAAAAATGAAAAATGTAGATGTTCTTAATGCAAATGAATACAGATCATTTGTAAATGAGCTTGCACAAACCAATCCATCTGTTGCTATTAATGCTGCAAGATTAGGAACATCCAATACCAACTGGCAGAACCAAATTTATCAAGCTGCTTGGGGAACAGATAATAACTTGGCATTTTCCGGGGGAGTAAAATGGCTGCCATACCGTTTGTCGATTGGATATAATGATCAAAATGGTATTGTAAAAACGAACTCATTTAAAAGGACTTCCGTAGGCTTAAATTTAAATCCTAAGTTTTTTGATAATCATTTAACAGTAAATGTTAATGTTAAGGGAACTTTTTCAGATAATAGATTTGTTGATGGTGGAGTAATTAAAGCTGCTACTTATTTTGATCCAACACAGCCTATATATTCTGGTAATTCGGCCTATGGTGGATTCTATGAGTGGTTGGATTCTAATAATAAAATTACAGGTCTTAATGTAAATGGTACTTCTAACCCCTTAGGGCTATTAAATGGTGTACGTGATGTATCTTCTGTATGGAGAGGACTTGGAAATATCCAATTGGATTATAAGTTGCATTTTTTACCTGATTTACATGTTAATGTGAATGCTGGATATGACTATTCCAAAAGTAATGGAGCAAAGACAGTAAGTCCTATTTATAGAGCAGGTATTACAGACTTGGGTACATATAATCAGTATACTATGGAGAAAAAGAATAAATTGTTGGAGACTTATTTAAGTTACTTAAAAACAATAAATTCTATTTCTACAACTGTTGATCTTACTGCTGGTTACTCATATCAGGATTTTCATACAATTATTCCTGGATCAACTACATTTAAAGGAAGGGGACAAAATTCATTTACTAATGATTTTGAAACTAAAAATGTATTATTATCCTTTTATGGAAGAGGTATTTTTACAATCGCTAACAAATATATTCTTTCAGCTTCCATAAGAAGAGATGGTTCTTCAAGATTCTATAATGGGACAAAAAGTAATGTATGGGGGAATTTTCCGGGAGTTTCTGCAGCTTGGAAAATTAATGAAGAAAACTTTCTTAAAGATACAGGAATTAATGTGTTGAAATTGAGAGCAGGTTGGGGTAAAACCGGACAGCAGGAACTTCCTACACTAGATACAAATAAACCAAGAAATTACCCATCTTATGCTGCTTATAATTTAAGTGCTAGTGGAGCCGAATATCAATTTGGGGATCAGTTCTTTTTTATGATGAGACCAGAAATTTATAATCCAAATTTAAGCTGGGAAATTACAACAACAAAAAATGCAGGTATAGACTTTGGCTTTGCGAATAATAGAATTACCGGTTCCATAGATGTCTACCAGAAAGATACAAAAGATTTGATTGTAGACGCACCTATTGCAGCTGGTGATTTAAGTAATCATAATCTTCTCAATGTGGGAAATATGCAAACGAAAGGGATAGAAGGCTCTGTTACGTTTGTTCCAATAAAGAAAGAAAAGACTACATGGGAAGTATCTTTTAATGCAACTCATTACAAATCTAAAATTACTAAACTTATCAATGGAGCAGATACTTCCTACAGAATCTTAGTAGGAGGAATTGAAGGAGGTGTTAATAATACGATTCAGGCACATACTGTAGGATATCAACCTAATGCATTTTATGTATTCCAACAGGTTTTTGATACTAATGGAAAGCCAATAGATGGAGCATATGTTGATAGAAATGGAGATGGTAAAATTGATGTTAATGATAGGTATTATTATAAATCAACACAACCTGATGCTATTATAGGTTTTAATACCAAATTTTCTCATAATAACTGGGATATCGGTTTAAGTGCAAGGGCTGTGTTAGGTAATTATGTATATAATAATGCTGCTGCGAATAGCTCTATTCAATCACTCACAACCAATAATTATCTACAGAATGTATATTCTACTACAGCACAACATAAGTTTTCAAGTCCACAATATTTCTCTGATGTTTTTGTAGAAAATGCATCTTTCCTAAGGTTGGATAATATCAATGCAGGATATAACTTTAAAGATGTTTTTTATAAAGGAAGTAATATAAGAGTGTATGCAATGCTTCAAAATGTATTTGTAATTACAAAATATTCAGGAATAGATCCTGAAGTATTTGGAAATATTGACAACGGGTATTATCAGATGCCAAAAGTGTATTCTTTAGGATTTAACTATCAATTTTAA
- a CDS encoding class I SAM-dependent methyltransferase → MKDLMGQAIWDFYHDENPADLQTETSISELDELPVDYLFRDFEEMNDIEQKALQLSKGKVLDIGAGAGSHALYLQDEADLEVTALDISPKSVEVCQLRGIKKAVCTNILDFSGETFDTVLLLMNGTGIFEGLSKIDTYLQKLGALLNEGGQILIDSTDILYMFDRDKDGGVYIPAGGYYGELEYIVHYKGESEKPITWLYLDFNTLKNAAENNGFKIENVLKDEDSYLAKLTKK, encoded by the coding sequence ATGAAAGATTTAATGGGCCAAGCCATCTGGGATTTTTATCATGACGAGAATCCTGCAGACCTGCAGACTGAAACGTCAATTTCTGAACTGGATGAACTACCTGTAGACTATTTGTTCAGGGATTTTGAAGAAATGAATGACATTGAGCAGAAAGCATTGCAACTCTCCAAAGGGAAAGTTTTGGATATTGGTGCCGGAGCCGGTTCGCATGCTTTGTATCTTCAGGATGAAGCTGATCTTGAGGTTACAGCTTTGGATATTTCACCCAAATCTGTTGAGGTTTGTCAATTAAGAGGAATTAAGAAGGCCGTTTGTACAAATATTCTTGATTTTTCAGGAGAAACGTTTGATACTGTTTTGTTATTAATGAATGGTACCGGAATTTTTGAAGGATTATCTAAGATTGATACTTATCTTCAAAAATTAGGAGCATTACTGAATGAAGGAGGCCAGATCCTGATCGATAGTACAGATATTCTTTATATGTTTGACCGTGATAAAGACGGCGGAGTATATATTCCTGCCGGTGGATATTACGGAGAACTTGAATATATTGTTCATTATAAAGGAGAATCTGAAAAACCGATCACATGGCTGTATCTTGATTTCAATACCTTAAAAAATGCGGCTGAGAACAATGGATTTAAGATAGAAAATGTTTTGAAGGATGAAGATTCTTACTTAGCAAAACTGACTAAAAAATAA
- a CDS encoding siderophore-interacting protein: protein MAQISTGQFIAEVTRKEYITDHFIRVYLYSPEVHLFKNTTIGDNNKIAIPPVGLNEVHFPTIENDEWVYPPKEVAPSIRTYTHRGIDLEKNEVFIDFADHGDGGPASKWAREAEAGGKLGVMMRLDGKELYPEAEWYLLAGDATAIPVLSAILETLPETAKGICIIEVHGKEDEQILETKADIEFKWLHNSQPQISSEIADVIKSIEIPETSKFGYVACEFSSVKEIRTYLRKEKNWTSKELYAFSYWKAGKAENESQADRHEEKDSIE, encoded by the coding sequence ATGGCTCAAATTTCAACAGGGCAGTTCATTGCCGAAGTAACCAGAAAAGAATACATCACTGACCATTTTATCAGAGTGTATCTGTATTCTCCTGAAGTTCATTTGTTTAAAAATACCACAATAGGAGATAATAATAAAATTGCTATTCCTCCGGTTGGATTAAACGAAGTACATTTTCCGACGATAGAAAATGATGAATGGGTATATCCACCCAAAGAAGTGGCTCCGTCTATCAGAACATATACCCATAGGGGGATTGATCTGGAAAAGAATGAAGTGTTCATAGATTTTGCAGATCACGGAGACGGCGGGCCGGCCTCAAAATGGGCAAGAGAAGCAGAAGCAGGGGGAAAACTTGGTGTTATGATGCGCCTGGATGGAAAAGAGCTGTATCCTGAAGCGGAATGGTATTTATTAGCGGGTGATGCTACTGCAATTCCTGTTTTGAGTGCCATTTTAGAAACCCTTCCGGAAACGGCAAAGGGAATCTGTATTATTGAGGTTCATGGAAAAGAAGATGAGCAGATTCTGGAAACCAAAGCGGATATTGAGTTTAAATGGCTTCACAATTCTCAACCTCAAATCAGCAGTGAAATTGCAGATGTAATAAAGAGTATTGAGATTCCTGAAACTTCAAAATTCGGATATGTAGCATGTGAATTTTCCAGCGTTAAAGAAATCCGTACCTATCTTCGAAAAGAAAAGAATTGGACATCCAAAGAACTCTACGCATTTTCTTATTGGAAAGCAGGTAAAGCAGAAAATGAGTCACAGGCAGACCGACACGAAGAAAAAGATTCAATAGAATAG
- a CDS encoding TonB-dependent receptor produces MKKQYAFIGLLASGLLFSQTVKDSIASKGIEDVVIVASRKPTKISEIPGTVWVVQKEKIQEQAKSGVPIKEMLSILIPSMDIGPQGRTNYGQNMRGRSALVMIDGVSLNSIRAISRQLDAIDPFNIERIEVLSGASSIYGGNATGGIINIITKTPSKKGISGETELGVRTGFMGKDDHDFRAAQSIAGKGEKFFGRLGVAYQQNGGVYGADQKQLFTDITQTDLQYNQSIDILATGGYQFNNKHKITASVQYYNSKFNGDRSLYLGENLNAFTKKDGSLLQMRDGFSSDKNVGTERYMATLAYNGNNILGGQDLYVQLATRGEKLGFYPFPGNVKLEKGSMAYMSSSQQDTYYSGIKALLSKSWKGLNVTYGADIDFEKFEGTQSVYDITKTMSSGGLINETQYRLGRYPTNHSQSYAGYVQAKYNIIPKLQLNAGVRYQHINVKMDDFVGSVQQTQIAMGYGTSASAIPGGESSYNVTLANAGLLYKISEQHQVWGTFSQGASLADPAKYYGIGTYKLNGTHWDVVSSINVKEQPLQAIKTNQFEVGYRINKGGLRAQVAGFLSNSDKTVAVDKNTFQILVNDLKLRNMGIEAEISYSMNNGVYFGASGLLIKSEVDNKGEWQKQEIYNASPSKLVTYIGYNVKNWSFRFQSLQNFKQTDELKNVVEGYNTSDLMIGYRFNFGKFNLGIQNLFNTDYQTIWSKRSQVLYSSYGIPDLFNYKGRGRTFNLSYTFEF; encoded by the coding sequence ATGAAAAAGCAGTATGCATTCATAGGTCTATTAGCATCGGGATTACTATTTTCCCAAACAGTTAAAGACTCTATAGCCTCTAAAGGTATAGAAGATGTTGTCATCGTAGCATCAAGGAAACCTACCAAAATATCTGAAATTCCCGGTACCGTTTGGGTAGTTCAGAAAGAAAAGATCCAGGAACAGGCCAAAAGTGGAGTTCCCATTAAGGAAATGTTGTCCATTTTAATTCCAAGTATGGATATTGGCCCACAAGGGCGAACAAACTATGGTCAAAACATGAGAGGACGTTCTGCCTTGGTGATGATAGACGGGGTTTCTTTAAACAGTATCCGTGCAATCAGCCGGCAGCTGGATGCCATTGATCCGTTTAATATTGAAAGAATTGAAGTCCTTTCCGGGGCAAGTTCAATTTATGGTGGAAATGCAACCGGTGGGATCATTAATATTATTACTAAAACACCTTCCAAAAAAGGAATCAGTGGAGAAACTGAATTGGGTGTGCGTACAGGATTTATGGGGAAAGATGACCATGATTTCCGTGCAGCACAATCTATTGCAGGAAAAGGAGAGAAGTTCTTTGGAAGGCTGGGAGTTGCCTATCAACAGAATGGTGGAGTATATGGAGCTGATCAGAAGCAGCTGTTTACAGACATTACCCAAACCGATCTTCAGTACAACCAATCGATTGACATCCTGGCGACCGGAGGTTATCAGTTCAATAATAAGCATAAAATAACAGCCTCTGTTCAATATTATAATTCTAAATTCAATGGCGATAGAAGTTTGTATTTAGGGGAAAACCTAAACGCTTTTACAAAGAAAGACGGAAGCTTATTACAAATGAGGGATGGCTTTTCTTCCGATAAAAATGTAGGAACAGAGCGTTATATGGCAACATTAGCCTATAATGGAAATAATATTCTGGGCGGGCAGGATCTATACGTTCAGCTTGCGACGAGGGGTGAGAAATTAGGATTCTATCCTTTTCCTGGAAATGTAAAGCTGGAAAAAGGGAGTATGGCTTATATGTCTTCCTCACAACAAGATACTTATTATTCAGGGATTAAAGCTCTATTATCAAAATCATGGAAAGGGTTGAATGTTACTTATGGAGCAGATATAGATTTTGAAAAATTTGAAGGAACTCAGTCGGTGTATGACATTACCAAAACAATGTCAAGTGGTGGATTAATCAATGAAACTCAATATAGATTGGGAAGATATCCTACCAACCATTCACAAAGTTATGCAGGATATGTACAGGCAAAATATAATATCATTCCTAAGTTGCAGCTTAATGCAGGAGTTCGTTACCAGCATATCAATGTGAAAATGGATGATTTTGTAGGATCTGTACAACAGACACAGATTGCTATGGGATATGGAACCTCTGCTTCAGCCATTCCGGGAGGAGAAAGCTCGTATAACGTCACATTAGCCAATGCTGGATTACTGTATAAAATCAGTGAGCAGCACCAGGTATGGGGAACATTTTCCCAAGGGGCAAGCTTAGCAGATCCTGCTAAATATTATGGAATAGGAACCTATAAACTGAACGGAACCCATTGGGATGTAGTTTCCAGTATCAATGTCAAAGAGCAGCCTTTACAGGCCATCAAAACCAATCAGTTTGAAGTAGGATACCGTATTAATAAAGGTGGATTGAGAGCACAGGTTGCCGGATTCTTAAGTAATTCTGACAAAACTGTAGCGGTAGATAAAAATACATTCCAGATTCTTGTTAACGATCTGAAATTAAGAAATATGGGAATTGAAGCTGAGATTTCCTATTCCATGAACAACGGAGTGTATTTCGGAGCAAGCGGATTATTGATTAAATCTGAGGTAGACAACAAAGGAGAATGGCAGAAACAGGAAATATACAATGCTTCACCGTCAAAATTGGTGACGTATATTGGATATAATGTAAAAAACTGGTCATTCAGATTCCAGTCGTTACAGAATTTTAAACAAACGGACGAGCTTAAGAATGTAGTGGAGGGGTACAATACCTCTGACCTTATGATAGGCTACAGATTCAACTTTGGAAAATTCAACCTTGGGATTCAGAACCTGTTTAATACAGATTATCAGACCATCTGGAGCAAGCGTTCACAGGTTTTATATTCAAGCTATGGAATTCCGGATCTGTTTAATTATAAAGGAAGAGGCAGAACATTTAATCTGTCTTATACCTTTGAATTTTAA
- a CDS encoding MFS transporter, translating to MYNKGLYSDWVPKPVQLLLIVLLLAVVMPIGGVYTGNISSLVSGTGAMTEYFMWANYATTIGMGACMPVVIRIKMRFKVRDKMVLLLVLLGLLSYINSTTLQPMIFVFSALLIGFMKMMVTIELFLPLMVMIGNRGIFYGAFYTFVLVMNQVAVYYSAEFALLYNWQHYYVFTAVLCFILALIHWIFMHNKYFALKVPLHYIDWLSILLFISTFMFSAYVYAFGRQQDWLNSKNIINSSIAAFVSFALLSIRQLTLKRPYLSFKIFTKSNVQNGLFMLFWLGMFLGTASLQNTFAVGVLGYDQLTNAKLSMMMIPGIIVAGVIAIFWFKKEKPLKMYIFSGFSGMIGYAIILYFSMVLEFNYDNWYLPMFLKGYGMCSLFISVWFYTLDKLEMDEMLAAIGLVLVWRTFLAVGIFSTLYSWLQYRFQVTAIGDLAVYMDGMTVTPQNVMANMKAIQLNAILVATKKIFGYIILIGFGVLLYVITHHFGAKRFQYFRFVRVLGGKSVIARRRLRERKKLLEEIKDAAGPAM from the coding sequence ATGTACAACAAAGGATTATATAGCGATTGGGTACCGAAACCCGTACAGCTCCTGCTGATTGTATTGCTGCTTGCCGTAGTAATGCCGATTGGTGGGGTGTATACAGGGAACATAAGTTCTCTGGTGAGTGGTACCGGAGCTATGACAGAATATTTTATGTGGGCGAATTACGCGACCACGATAGGAATGGGAGCCTGTATGCCGGTTGTCATCAGAATTAAAATGAGGTTTAAAGTAAGAGACAAAATGGTGCTGCTATTGGTTCTTTTAGGATTACTAAGCTACATCAATTCTACTACTTTACAACCGATGATCTTCGTTTTTTCCGCTTTACTGATAGGATTTATGAAGATGATGGTAACTATAGAACTCTTCCTGCCATTGATGGTAATGATTGGGAACAGAGGAATTTTTTATGGAGCATTTTATACATTTGTTCTTGTGATGAATCAGGTGGCTGTGTATTATTCAGCGGAGTTTGCTCTTCTTTATAATTGGCAGCATTATTATGTTTTTACAGCAGTTTTATGCTTTATTTTAGCTTTGATACACTGGATTTTCATGCATAACAAATACTTTGCCCTGAAAGTTCCATTGCATTATATTGACTGGCTGAGTATCCTGCTTTTCATTTCGACCTTTATGTTTTCGGCTTATGTGTATGCATTCGGAAGACAACAGGACTGGTTGAATTCAAAGAATATCATTAATTCAAGTATTGCCGCTTTTGTAAGTTTTGCATTGCTTTCCATTCGTCAGTTAACTTTAAAGAGACCTTATCTTTCTTTTAAAATTTTTACAAAAAGTAATGTGCAGAACGGTTTATTTATGCTGTTCTGGCTGGGGATGTTCTTAGGAACGGCTTCTCTTCAGAATACTTTTGCTGTAGGAGTTTTAGGGTATGATCAGCTAACGAATGCGAAATTGAGCATGATGATGATTCCGGGAATCATTGTGGCTGGGGTAATTGCTATATTTTGGTTTAAAAAAGAAAAACCATTGAAAATGTATATTTTTTCAGGATTTTCAGGAATGATAGGATATGCGATTATCTTGTACTTTTCTATGGTTCTGGAATTCAATTATGATAACTGGTACTTACCTATGTTTTTAAAAGGCTATGGAATGTGTTCGCTGTTTATCTCGGTATGGTTTTATACTCTGGATAAACTTGAAATGGATGAAATGCTGGCAGCCATCGGATTGGTATTGGTTTGGAGAACATTTCTGGCAGTAGGTATATTTTCAACCTTATATTCATGGTTACAGTACCGTTTTCAGGTTACTGCAATAGGAGATCTTGCGGTTTATATGGATGGCATGACGGTAACTCCACAGAATGTGATGGCCAATATGAAAGCCATTCAGCTTAATGCGATTCTGGTAGCTACTAAAAAGATATTCGGATATATTATCCTTATTGGTTTTGGAGTTTTGCTTTATGTGATTACTCATCATTTCGGAGCCAAACGATTCCAATACTTTAGATTCGTTAGAGTTCTTGGGGGTAAATCTGTAATTGCAAGAAGAAGACTTCGTGAACGCAAAAAATTATTAGAAGAAATAAAAGACGCAGCTGGGCCTGCGATGTAA
- a CDS encoding HlyD family secretion protein, whose product MENKEQTTQNTTPTPARPSGDGKKKQNKKNKIRAIISNIIVFLVIGFGLFWLIREYFHIGNKTYTEAAQVEEFINPINTRVSAYIKEIKFIEHQRVKKGDTLVVLDEREILTQLGQAEAAYQNAMAQKTATSSSVNTVSNNVNVMESNIAGAKARLWNAEQNLNRYKNLLSAEAVTRQQYDQVKTEYDAQKASYETLVNQKQSANLSTTEVKSKLGINDAEIKRTKSALDMARINLSYTVITAPYDGVMGRRTISEGQLIQPGQQVATIVLNGQKWVTANFLESQMPNIKVGEKMMMTADALGGKQFEGVVTAVSAATGSRYSNVPTDNSTGNFIKVQQRIPVRIEFTASNKKENLEKLSAGMNMNVNINKD is encoded by the coding sequence ATGGAAAACAAGGAACAAACTACTCAAAATACAACACCAACTCCAGCAAGACCAAGCGGAGATGGCAAAAAGAAACAGAACAAGAAAAATAAAATCAGAGCGATCATTTCCAATATTATCGTTTTTCTGGTCATCGGTTTTGGATTATTCTGGCTCATCCGTGAATATTTCCATATTGGGAATAAAACCTATACAGAAGCAGCACAGGTAGAAGAATTCATTAACCCAATTAATACCAGGGTTTCTGCTTATATCAAAGAAATTAAATTTATTGAGCACCAAAGAGTAAAAAAAGGAGATACATTGGTTGTTTTGGATGAACGTGAAATCCTTACTCAATTAGGGCAGGCTGAAGCTGCTTACCAAAATGCAATGGCTCAGAAAACAGCAACAAGTTCTTCCGTAAACACGGTTTCCAATAACGTAAATGTTATGGAATCCAATATTGCAGGAGCAAAAGCAAGACTTTGGAATGCTGAGCAAAACCTGAACAGATACAAAAATCTTCTATCTGCAGAGGCAGTGACAAGACAACAATATGATCAGGTGAAAACTGAGTATGATGCTCAAAAGGCTTCCTACGAGACTTTAGTGAATCAGAAACAATCCGCAAACCTTTCTACAACAGAAGTGAAAAGCAAACTAGGAATCAATGATGCAGAGATTAAAAGAACAAAATCTGCGTTGGATATGGCTAGAATTAATCTTTCTTATACTGTAATCACTGCTCCTTATGATGGAGTGATGGGGAGAAGAACGATCTCGGAAGGACAATTAATACAACCGGGTCAGCAAGTGGCAACGATCGTGTTAAACGGTCAGAAATGGGTAACAGCCAACTTCCTTGAAAGCCAAATGCCTAATATTAAAGTAGGAGAGAAAATGATGATGACGGCAGATGCTTTGGGAGGAAAGCAGTTTGAAGGAGTAGTAACTGCTGTTTCTGCAGCGACCGGGTCAAGATATTCAAATGTACCAACAGATAACTCTACCGGTAACTTCATCAAGGTACAACAGAGAATTCCTGTAAGAATAGAGTTCACTGCTTCTAATAAAAAAGAAAATCTTGAGAAACTGAGTGCAGGGATGAATATGAATGTGAATATTAATAAAGACTAA
- a CDS encoding TolC family protein, translating to MTKKIKTALSVLIAAFPALFFSQQVKQMTAGEVADLAIQNHQQLKVSAQNIDIAKQNINVVKLQKLPTITASTSQFYLGDAVAIDKDFSNSTKIPMPHYGSSYAVQATQLIFKGGLVNKSIEMAGLREQLSELDFEKNKQDVRFLVISNYLDVYKIINQEEVFQNNKKLAQERLKNIQKFYQQGMVTRNEVIRGELALKNLDQGILTLSNNRKILNYNLNITLGLSSDTEIVPTENLENKEAGIGMDYYMSLAHDSNPMLRSAQKNIAVADKNIEIIKTDNMPTLAGFGGYTLQRPITTRNPVLDMYSGGWQTGVSLSYNIDTLYKTKEKVKLGELQKNQANDAMTLVQQNVDMGVNAAYTKYQEAIQQADILNDSKRLAEENYKITEAKYLNQLAVQAEMIDAQNQKLQSELDYANAEINVLYQYYNLLKSTGTL from the coding sequence ATGACAAAGAAAATAAAAACAGCACTATCAGTTTTGATAGCAGCTTTTCCTGCGCTGTTTTTTTCGCAACAGGTAAAACAGATGACCGCAGGTGAGGTGGCCGATTTGGCTATCCAGAATCATCAGCAGTTGAAGGTTTCGGCTCAGAATATTGATATTGCCAAGCAAAATATCAATGTTGTTAAGCTTCAGAAACTTCCAACCATCACAGCTTCTACAAGCCAATTCTATTTAGGTGACGCAGTAGCCATTGATAAAGATTTTTCAAACTCTACAAAGATTCCAATGCCTCATTATGGAAGTTCGTATGCAGTTCAGGCAACGCAACTGATCTTCAAAGGTGGATTGGTTAACAAATCTATTGAGATGGCAGGTCTTCGTGAACAGCTTTCCGAGTTGGATTTTGAAAAGAACAAACAGGATGTGAGATTTTTAGTAATTTCAAATTATCTGGATGTTTATAAAATTATCAATCAGGAAGAAGTATTTCAGAATAACAAAAAGTTAGCTCAGGAACGTCTTAAAAATATCCAGAAGTTCTATCAGCAGGGTATGGTGACCAGAAACGAAGTGATTCGTGGTGAGCTTGCTCTTAAAAATCTGGATCAGGGAATTCTGACGCTTTCCAATAATAGAAAAATCCTTAATTATAATTTAAATATTACATTAGGTTTATCTTCTGACACAGAAATCGTTCCTACTGAAAATCTTGAAAATAAAGAAGCAGGAATCGGAATGGATTATTATATGAGTCTTGCTCACGACAGCAATCCAATGCTGAGATCAGCACAAAAAAATATTGCGGTTGCCGATAAGAATATTGAGATTATAAAAACCGATAATATGCCTACTCTGGCTGGATTCGGTGGATATACACTACAAAGACCAATTACTACGAGAAACCCTGTCTTGGATATGTATTCAGGGGGCTGGCAGACAGGAGTTTCTCTTAGTTACAATATCGATACCCTCTATAAAACAAAAGAAAAAGTAAAATTAGGTGAACTGCAGAAAAATCAGGCCAATGATGCAATGACTTTGGTACAGCAGAATGTAGATATGGGTGTGAATGCAGCATATACCAAATATCAGGAAGCTATTCAGCAGGCAGACATCCTTAATGATTCCAAAAGGCTGGCAGAGGAAAACTACAAAATTACCGAAGCCAAATATCTGAACCAATTGGCTGTGCAGGCTGAAATGATTGATGCACAGAACCAGAAATTACAGTCAGAACTGGATTATGCTAATGCAGAAATCAATGTTTTGTATCAATATTATAACCTTTTGAAATCTACAGGAACTCTTTAA